In Cystobacter fuscus DSM 2262, one DNA window encodes the following:
- a CDS encoding FHA domain-containing protein gives MSVRLTVKQSSEAGGKPTEHVLDEPVITLGRDKSCQVVLAQQAVSRNHARITQEGNLFFLEDLGSAFGTQVNGKPLPKGEKRLLRNGDVIAIAQFDVRFDKVTDLPHDVDSQKTSFVARNMVKDVMRGLAGGEERYLRVMNGPRAGERLEIPDAKEFVIGRDDSADVIFRDDLISRRHVKVRRDWSGTHVEDLGSRNGIKLNRKRVSRKLLRDGDELEVGGVRFVYVCQSEAPEEQSEPLLADVAAGSGESTSETPLLPAPRKRAPVVEKKEEPPPEPEPEPAPEESEAAAEEQEEEKPEEEQPSEPEAEEKPADEESPAPEEEAAVEESAPPEQGMKRYIPVMVLGLFGVVALGVLIVLMAA, from the coding sequence ATGAGTGTCAGGCTTACGGTCAAGCAGAGCAGTGAAGCCGGTGGCAAGCCCACCGAGCACGTCCTCGACGAGCCCGTCATCACCCTGGGACGGGACAAGTCCTGCCAGGTGGTGTTGGCCCAGCAGGCCGTGTCGCGCAACCACGCCCGCATCACCCAGGAGGGCAACCTCTTCTTCCTGGAGGATCTCGGCAGCGCCTTCGGCACCCAGGTCAATGGCAAGCCGCTGCCCAAGGGTGAGAAGCGGCTGTTGCGCAATGGCGACGTCATCGCCATCGCCCAGTTCGACGTGCGCTTCGACAAGGTGACGGACCTGCCGCACGACGTGGACTCGCAGAAGACGTCCTTCGTCGCCCGCAACATGGTGAAGGACGTGATGCGGGGCCTCGCCGGCGGCGAGGAGCGCTACCTGCGCGTGATGAACGGCCCGCGCGCGGGTGAGCGCCTGGAGATCCCCGACGCGAAGGAGTTCGTCATCGGCCGGGATGACTCCGCGGACGTCATCTTCCGCGACGATCTCATCTCCCGCCGGCACGTGAAGGTGCGGCGCGACTGGTCCGGCACGCACGTGGAGGACCTGGGCAGCCGCAACGGCATCAAGCTCAACCGCAAGCGCGTGTCGCGCAAGCTGCTGCGTGACGGGGACGAGCTGGAGGTGGGTGGCGTCCGCTTCGTCTACGTCTGCCAGTCCGAGGCGCCCGAGGAGCAGTCCGAGCCGCTCCTGGCGGACGTGGCCGCGGGCTCGGGAGAGTCCACCAGCGAGACGCCGCTCCTGCCCGCGCCGCGCAAGCGCGCCCCCGTCGTGGAGAAGAAGGAGGAGCCACCTCCCGAGCCCGAGCCCGAACCCGCCCCCGAGGAGTCGGAAGCGGCCGCGGAGGAGCAGGAGGAGGAGAAGCCCGAGGAAGAGCAGCCCTCGGAGCCCGAGGCGGAGGAGAAGCCCGCGGACGAGGAGTCCCCCGCCCCCGAGGAGGAGGCCGCCGTGGAGGAGAGCGCGCCGCCCGAGCAGGGCATGAAGCGCTACATCCCGGTGATGGTGCTGGGCCTGTTCGGCGTGGTGGCGCTGGGCGTGCTGATCGTCCTGATGGCCGCCTGA
- a CDS encoding tetratricopeptide repeat protein: MSNSQQKPASKTLAIPADAGERLVLGEISPAEFLGIPRDRLYEIATRGHELLVTGKLKDALEIFKGLVAASPHDSVFHCNLAAVYVQLEQIPEAMEEYTRAIELNIGNVDALVGRSELFLRENRVVEALQDIKSVLKYDPEGKRENTKRARITLASLQSAADAASKS; encoded by the coding sequence ATGAGCAATTCCCAGCAGAAGCCCGCGTCCAAAACGCTCGCCATTCCCGCGGATGCGGGGGAGCGACTCGTCCTGGGAGAAATCTCCCCGGCGGAGTTCCTCGGCATTCCCCGCGATCGCCTCTATGAGATCGCCACCCGCGGCCACGAGCTGCTCGTCACGGGCAAGCTCAAGGATGCCCTGGAGATCTTCAAGGGGCTCGTGGCGGCCTCGCCCCATGACAGCGTCTTCCACTGCAACCTGGCGGCGGTCTACGTCCAGCTCGAGCAGATCCCCGAGGCCATGGAGGAGTACACCCGGGCGATCGAGCTCAACATCGGCAACGTGGATGCGCTGGTGGGGCGCAGCGAGCTGTTCCTGCGCGAGAACCGCGTCGTCGAGGCGCTCCAGGACATCAAGTCCGTGCTGAAGTACGACCCCGAGGGCAAGCGCGAGAACACCAAGCGCGCCCGCATCACCCTGGCGTCGCTGCAGAGCGCGGCGGATGCCGCTTCCAAGTCGTAG
- the sctV gene encoding type III secretion system export apparatus subunit SctV: MSAQSNGFLSKYSDIVLAVVVVAIIGMLIVPLPTLLLDVLLTLNISISVVLLLISLYVPQALRLSVFPTLLLITTMFRLALTVSTTRLILLTGDPGEVVEAFGHFVVQGNMVVGLVIFVILVIVNFIVISKGSERVAEVAARFTLDAMPGKQMSIDADMRAGSIDQDEGKRKRRDLERESQLFGAMDGAMKFVKGDAIASIIITVINIVGGLVIGVMQKGMDVASAATKYTLLTIGDGLVGMIPAILISTCAGIIVTRVGGDEEGQHLGHDVGSQLTAYPKAIAIAAAMLCVLGFIPGLPKIPFFILGGLAGYASWNMMKKEKAVAAGEDTGGMALPGEAAAGETPAAVEPAPKEPINPDSELFIPVVTPIVLEVSDALVPYVDSRQDNGKFLFELIPFMRDGLFVELGVRFPGVRARGNPNLSPGAYQIQINEVPVVTGQATIGHVLVNDTVERLKLMSIQGFEAINPATRQPAAWVPEEHKETLEAAGLTTWDVPGYIILHLAAILRRQAREFIGVQETQSMLDQLEKAFPAIVKEVVPKVINVLKLTDILARLVEEEISVRDMRSILQSLAEFGQVEADNVMLTEHVRASLRRYVSHKFARGTGTLVVYLLDPQIEEAIRNSIKRTSAGTHLALEPDIAQEIVQAVKAECGHLPPSAQRPIILTAMDIRRYVRKLLEYEFNPPFSVVSFQELSPDLNIQPVARISTR; encoded by the coding sequence ATGTCCGCCCAGAGCAACGGCTTTCTCTCCAAATACTCCGACATCGTCCTCGCAGTCGTGGTGGTGGCCATCATCGGGATGCTCATCGTCCCGCTGCCCACGTTGCTGCTGGACGTGCTGCTCACCCTGAACATCAGCATCTCCGTGGTGCTGTTGCTCATCTCCCTCTACGTGCCGCAGGCGCTACGGTTGTCGGTGTTCCCGACCCTGTTGCTCATCACCACGATGTTCCGGTTGGCGCTCACCGTCTCCACGACGCGTCTCATCCTGCTGACGGGAGACCCGGGAGAAGTGGTCGAGGCGTTCGGCCACTTCGTGGTCCAGGGCAACATGGTCGTGGGTCTGGTCATCTTCGTCATCCTCGTCATCGTGAACTTCATCGTCATCTCCAAGGGCAGCGAGCGCGTGGCGGAAGTGGCCGCGCGCTTCACCCTGGACGCGATGCCCGGCAAGCAGATGTCCATCGACGCGGACATGCGCGCGGGTTCCATCGACCAGGACGAGGGCAAGCGCAAGCGCCGCGACCTGGAACGCGAGAGCCAGTTGTTCGGCGCCATGGACGGCGCGATGAAGTTCGTCAAGGGCGACGCCATCGCGAGCATCATCATCACCGTCATCAACATCGTGGGCGGCCTCGTCATCGGCGTGATGCAGAAGGGCATGGACGTGGCGAGCGCGGCGACCAAGTACACGCTGCTCACCATCGGTGACGGTCTGGTCGGCATGATTCCCGCCATCCTCATCTCCACCTGCGCCGGTATCATCGTGACGCGCGTGGGCGGCGACGAGGAGGGCCAGCACCTCGGCCATGACGTGGGCAGCCAGTTGACCGCCTACCCCAAGGCGATCGCCATCGCCGCCGCCATGCTCTGCGTGCTCGGCTTCATCCCGGGTCTGCCCAAGATTCCCTTCTTCATCCTCGGTGGGCTCGCCGGCTACGCCTCGTGGAACATGATGAAGAAGGAGAAGGCGGTGGCGGCGGGCGAGGACACCGGCGGCATGGCGCTGCCGGGAGAGGCGGCCGCGGGCGAGACGCCGGCCGCCGTGGAGCCCGCGCCCAAGGAGCCCATCAACCCGGACTCCGAGCTCTTCATCCCCGTTGTCACCCCCATCGTGCTGGAGGTGTCCGACGCGCTGGTGCCCTACGTGGACTCGCGCCAGGACAACGGCAAGTTCCTCTTCGAGCTCATTCCCTTCATGCGCGATGGTCTCTTCGTGGAGCTGGGCGTGCGCTTCCCCGGCGTGCGCGCCCGCGGCAACCCGAACCTGTCGCCCGGCGCCTACCAGATTCAAATCAACGAGGTGCCCGTGGTGACGGGACAGGCCACCATCGGCCACGTGCTCGTCAATGACACGGTGGAGCGCCTGAAGCTCATGAGCATCCAGGGCTTCGAGGCGATCAACCCCGCCACCCGTCAGCCGGCGGCGTGGGTGCCCGAGGAGCACAAGGAGACGCTGGAGGCCGCGGGGCTCACCACCTGGGACGTGCCCGGCTACATCATCCTCCACCTGGCGGCCATCCTGCGCCGCCAGGCGCGCGAGTTCATCGGCGTGCAGGAAACGCAGTCCATGTTGGATCAGCTCGAGAAGGCCTTCCCCGCCATCGTCAAGGAGGTGGTGCCCAAGGTCATCAACGTGCTCAAGCTCACCGACATCCTCGCCCGGCTCGTGGAGGAGGAGATCTCCGTGCGCGACATGCGCAGCATCCTCCAGTCGCTCGCCGAGTTCGGCCAGGTGGAGGCCGACAACGTGATGCTCACCGAGCACGTGCGCGCGAGCCTGCGGCGCTACGTGTCCCACAAGTTCGCGCGCGGCACGGGCACGCTCGTGGTCTACCTGTTGGATCCGCAGATCGAGGAGGCCATCCGCAACTCCATCAAGCGCACCTCCGCGGGCACCCACCTGGCCCTGGAGCCGGACATCGCCCAGGAAATCGTCCAGGCCGTCAAGGCCGAGTGCGGACACCTGCCGCCCAGCGCCCAGCGTCCCATCATCCTCACCGCGATGGACATCCGGCGCTACGTGCGCAAGCTGCTCGAGTACGAGTTCAACCCGCCCTTCTCCGTCGTCAGCTTCCAGGAGCTGTCCCCGGACCTCAACATCCAGCCCGTGGCCCGTATCTCCACGCGCTGA
- a CDS encoding tetratricopeptide repeat protein, producing the protein MANSDSQKPDLLVNAMQAFLLYEQGRYDEARVLFEELAERDATEGYYRTALGAICLAMDGFDKALEYFNQALQLNPEDTAALINRGEVHLRLGNTLEAARDFSRVVELDPDNQDPLTERARVLADAAWQSAEDAQRDLGEVQEG; encoded by the coding sequence ATGGCGAACTCCGACTCCCAGAAACCCGACCTGCTCGTGAATGCCATGCAGGCCTTCCTTCTGTACGAACAGGGGCGGTACGACGAGGCCCGTGTCCTCTTCGAGGAACTGGCGGAGCGGGATGCCACGGAGGGGTATTACCGCACGGCGCTCGGGGCCATCTGCCTGGCGATGGACGGCTTCGACAAGGCGCTGGAGTATTTCAACCAGGCGCTGCAGCTCAACCCCGAGGACACGGCCGCGCTCATCAACCGCGGCGAGGTGCACCTGCGGCTGGGCAACACGCTGGAGGCGGCGCGCGACTTTTCTCGCGTGGTGGAACTGGATCCCGACAACCAGGATCCCCTCACCGAGCGGGCGCGGGTGCTGGCCGACGCGGCGTGGCAGAGCGCGGAAGACGCCCAGCGGGACCTGGGGGAGGTCCAGGAAGGGTAG